The Danio rerio strain Tuebingen ecotype United States chromosome 1, GRCz12tu, whole genome shotgun sequence genome includes a region encoding these proteins:
- the snrpb2 gene encoding U2 small nuclear ribonucleoprotein B'' isoform X1, with amino-acid sequence MFLQRIQYAKTDSDLVSKMRGTYGDKEKKKEKKKKAQEQAAANANKKPAGAVNTQPPPPATVQIPDNPPNYILFLNNLPEETNEMMLSMLFNQFPGFKEVRLVPGKHDISFVEFESEAQAGVAKDALQGFRITATCAMKITYAKK; translated from the exons ATGTTCCTGCAGCGAATACAGTATGCAAAAACAGACTCCGACTTGGTCTCTAAGATGAGAGGCACATATGGAGATAaagagaagaagaaagaaaagaaaaagaaggcTCAGGAACAGGCAGCAGCCAACGCCAACAAGAAGCCGGCG gGAGCTGTAAACACACAACCTCCTCCACCTGCTACAGTCCAG atCCCGGATAATCCTCCAAACTATATTCTGTTCCTGAATAATCTTCCTGAAGAAACCAATGAGATGATGCTCTCCATGTTATTCAACCA gtttCCTGGGTTTAAAGAAGTGCGTTTGGTGCCTGGAAAACATGATATTTCGTTTGTAGAGTTTGAAAGCGAAGCTCAAGCCGGAGTGGCGAAAGATGCACTTCAGGGGTTCAGAATCACAGCCACGTGTGCCATGAAGATCACTTATGCCAAAAAGTGA